One segment of Saprospiraceae bacterium DNA contains the following:
- a CDS encoding FtsX-like permease family protein yields the protein MSFILKMAWRDSRRNRARLLLFISAITVGIAALTAVRSFSVNLTADIDREAKTLLGADLLLDASQPAPDSILWKFKMPGSEMAQVTNFMSMVRFPKNGGTRLSQIRALEGDYPFYGEWKSSPENSWQTFREGRRALVEHALMLQFDIRTGDSIQVGNVTFVVEGELLSSPGRAGIASSIAPVVFIPAAWLDSTGLIQRGSRVDYQYFYKMADGTDVDALMQPFEKELEKANMNWDTVNSRKRSIGAAFGNFGTFLNLVGFIALLLGCIGVAGAVHIYIKDKLPTVAILRCLGASGRKAFYVYLAQVAGIGLLGAVMGALGGSLIQKLLPWVARDLLPIEQVSTDFSWASVAQGMALGLSVAVMFALIPLSGILRTSPLRTLRVSFGEQEDDNRLLRWAVYLLILLAIFGFTWWLVKDWKETLFFMGGIAAAFLILWGIARLLTFLLRRYFPKKWSYVARQGIANLFRPENQTILLVVTIGLGTMLLSTLFLIQSMLLKQVEFSGSGNQPNMILFDIQTADKDSVAALVRASGMPLMQQVAVVTTRLETIDGRTKSQDEADSTNALPRWVWDREYRVTFRDTLIDTEQVVEGAWTGTHTPGQPVKVSISDGLQRSMKAKIGTKLVFNVQGARLETEVGSIRKVDFNRVQTNFLVVFPTGVLERAPQFHVVVSRVDSTQQSARFQSELVRRYPGVSAIDLTQILKSVDEVLGKVSFVIRFMALFSILTGLLVLVSSIYQGKFARIRESVLLRTLGASRRQILAINALEYFLLGALACLAGVGLSVAGAWALAKFAFKIPFEANWVPLGITFLSITLITVVIGLFNSREVVRKPPLEVLRQEV from the coding sequence ATGAGTTTTATTCTGAAAATGGCTTGGCGCGATAGCCGCCGCAACCGCGCCCGCCTCCTGCTCTTCATATCTGCCATCACGGTCGGCATTGCGGCGCTGACGGCGGTTCGTTCCTTCTCCGTCAACTTGACCGCCGACATTGACCGAGAGGCCAAAACTTTGCTCGGCGCTGACCTTTTGTTGGATGCGAGTCAGCCTGCTCCAGATTCCATTTTGTGGAAATTCAAGATGCCGGGTTCGGAGATGGCGCAGGTGACGAATTTCATGAGCATGGTGCGTTTTCCCAAAAATGGCGGTACTCGGCTTTCGCAAATTCGTGCGCTCGAAGGCGACTATCCTTTCTATGGGGAATGGAAGAGCAGCCCTGAAAACTCGTGGCAAACTTTCCGCGAGGGGAGGAGGGCCTTGGTCGAACACGCGCTCATGCTTCAGTTCGATATTCGGACCGGCGACAGCATTCAGGTGGGCAATGTGACTTTTGTCGTGGAGGGCGAGCTGCTTTCCTCGCCCGGTCGGGCGGGCATCGCCAGCAGCATTGCGCCGGTTGTTTTTATTCCTGCCGCTTGGCTCGATTCGACGGGGCTTATTCAGCGTGGCAGCCGGGTGGACTATCAGTATTTTTACAAAATGGCCGATGGCACGGACGTGGATGCTTTGATGCAACCTTTTGAAAAAGAGTTGGAAAAGGCGAACATGAATTGGGACACGGTGAACAGCCGCAAGCGCAGCATCGGCGCTGCCTTTGGCAATTTTGGCACTTTTCTCAATCTCGTGGGTTTCATTGCGCTCTTGTTGGGGTGCATCGGGGTGGCGGGCGCGGTGCATATTTACATCAAGGACAAATTGCCGACGGTGGCCATTCTGCGGTGTTTGGGCGCGAGTGGGCGCAAGGCGTTTTATGTGTACTTGGCGCAGGTGGCCGGCATCGGTCTGTTGGGGGCGGTGATGGGTGCTTTGGGAGGGTCGCTCATCCAAAAGTTGTTGCCTTGGGTGGCGCGTGATTTATTGCCGATTGAGCAGGTGAGCACCGATTTTTCTTGGGCTTCGGTGGCGCAGGGGATGGCTTTGGGTTTGTCGGTGGCGGTGATGTTTGCGCTCATTCCACTTTCTGGAATTTTGAGAACTTCTCCTTTGCGGACGTTGCGGGTTTCTTTTGGGGAGCAGGAGGACGACAATCGCTTGTTGCGGTGGGCGGTTTACTTGCTCATTTTGCTCGCCATTTTCGGGTTCACTTGGTGGCTTGTGAAGGATTGGAAGGAGACGCTTTTTTTCATGGGCGGCATCGCTGCGGCGTTTTTGATTTTGTGGGGCATTGCAAGGTTGCTGACGTTTTTGCTGCGCAGGTATTTTCCCAAAAAATGGAGTTACGTCGCTCGGCAGGGGATTGCGAATCTTTTCCGTCCTGAAAATCAGACCATTTTGCTGGTCGTCACCATTGGCTTGGGCACCATGTTGCTTTCCACGCTTTTCCTGATTCAGAGCATGTTGCTCAAGCAGGTCGAGTTCTCGGGCAGTGGCAATCAGCCGAACATGATTCTCTTCGACATCCAAACTGCTGACAAGGATAGCGTGGCGGCGTTGGTGCGCGCGAGTGGGATGCCGTTGATGCAGCAGGTGGCGGTGGTGACTACTCGTCTTGAGACGATTGATGGCCGCACCAAATCGCAGGACGAGGCGGATAGCACGAATGCGCTGCCGCGCTGGGTGTGGGACCGCGAATACCGGGTCACGTTCCGCGACACGCTGATTGACACGGAGCAGGTGGTGGAAGGCGCTTGGACGGGGACGCACACGCCCGGTCAGCCTGTCAAGGTCTCCATTTCCGACGGGCTTCAGCGCAGCATGAAGGCCAAAATCGGCACCAAACTCGTCTTCAACGTGCAGGGGGCGCGGCTTGAGACGGAGGTGGGCAGCATCCGCAAGGTGGATTTCAATCGGGTTCAAACCAACTTTCTCGTGGTGTTTCCGACGGGTGTGCTGGAGCGGGCGCCGCAGTTTCACGTCGTGGTGTCGCGGGTGGACAGCACGCAGCAATCGGCGCGGTTTCAGAGCGAGTTGGTGCGGCGTTATCCCGGCGTGTCGGCTATTGACCTGACGCAGATTTTGAAGTCGGTGGACGAGGTGTTGGGCAAGGTTTCGTTTGTGATTCGGTTCATGGCGCTGTTCAGCATATTGACGGGGCTGCTGGTGCTGGTGAGTTCGATTTATCAGGGGAAATTTGCCCGCATCCGCGAGAGCGTTTTGTTGCGCACACTTGGTGCGAGCCGCCGGCAGATACTGGCCATCAATGCTTTGGAGTATTTCCTGTTGGGTGCGTTGGCTTGTCTGGCGGGGGTTGGCCTTTCGGTGGCAGGGGCTTGGGCTTTGGCGAAATTTGCTTTTAAAATTCCCTTTGAGGCGAATTGGGTTCCGTTGGGCATCACCTTTTTGAGCATCACGCTCATCACGGTGGTTATCGGGCTGTTCAACAGTCGAGAGGTAGTGCGCAAGCCGCCGTTGGAGGTGCTGCGGCAGGAGGTTTGA
- a CDS encoding lysophospholipid acyltransferase family protein, translating into MLSWLSNIILRLWGWKITGQYPYDLAKVVVAVAPHTSNWDFPVGVLVNSAYRCKANYVGKHTIFKWPFGVFFRWLGGIPVDRSKSSNFVSATVEAFQREPRLHLVLAPEGTRKKVDKFKTGFYHIARLAGVPICLCTFNWATKEVHFDPQLFYPSDDEAADMEYLWNYFKGIQGANPEQGVG; encoded by the coding sequence ATGCTTAGCTGGCTCAGCAATATCATCCTGCGCTTGTGGGGCTGGAAAATTACCGGCCAATATCCCTACGACTTGGCGAAGGTCGTCGTAGCCGTCGCGCCGCACACGTCCAACTGGGATTTTCCTGTCGGCGTTTTGGTCAATAGCGCCTACCGATGCAAAGCCAATTATGTGGGCAAGCACACCATCTTCAAGTGGCCGTTTGGCGTGTTTTTTCGCTGGTTGGGGGGCATCCCGGTTGACCGCTCCAAGAGCAGTAATTTTGTGTCGGCGACAGTCGAGGCTTTCCAGCGAGAGCCGCGGCTGCACCTCGTTTTGGCACCAGAAGGCACGCGCAAAAAAGTGGACAAGTTCAAAACGGGTTTTTACCACATAGCGCGGCTCGCAGGGGTGCCGATATGTCTTTGCACCTTCAATTGGGCCACCAAAGAAGTGCATTTCGACCCTCAGCTCTTTTATCCTTCCGACGACGAAGCGGCTGACATGGAATATCTATGGAACTATTTCAAAGGCATACAGGGGGCCAATCCCGAACAAGGGGTTGGATAA
- a CDS encoding homoserine kinase: MGIKAFAPATVGNIGVGFDIMGLALERPGDEVIARKSNTPGLRITKITGHGGKLPYEVERNTAGVAALRLMQHLGESKRGVELEIHKKMPFSSGLGSSAASAVAAALAVSELLRTGLSKRELLPFACAGEQMATGSFITDNVVPSMIGGIVLIRDGATLDVHRLHTPRGLYVTVVYPHIEIMTKSARAILKPEVPMDKFVRQSANVGGFIVGLFNGDIGLVGRSLKDEIVEPQRAGLIPGFYEVKEAALAEGVLGCSISGAGPSVFALSANSLVAENAALAMRQAFAKHQVESEVFVSPVNQEGAVIC; this comes from the coding sequence ATGGGCATCAAAGCATTCGCGCCGGCCACCGTCGGCAACATAGGGGTAGGGTTCGACATCATGGGGCTGGCGCTGGAGCGACCGGGCGACGAGGTGATTGCTCGAAAGAGCAACACGCCGGGCTTGCGCATCACAAAAATAACGGGGCATGGAGGCAAGCTGCCCTACGAAGTGGAACGGAACACCGCAGGCGTGGCAGCCCTGCGATTGATGCAACATCTGGGCGAGTCCAAGCGCGGCGTGGAGCTCGAAATCCATAAAAAAATGCCTTTCAGCAGTGGGCTTGGCAGCAGTGCCGCCAGCGCGGTAGCTGCTGCGTTGGCGGTGAGCGAGCTGCTTCGCACGGGACTGAGCAAGCGTGAGTTGTTGCCCTTCGCTTGCGCGGGCGAGCAAATGGCGACCGGCAGTTTCATCACCGACAATGTGGTGCCTTCCATGATAGGGGGCATCGTGCTCATCCGCGACGGGGCCACGCTCGATGTGCATCGGCTGCACACGCCGCGCGGCCTTTACGTCACGGTCGTCTATCCGCACATCGAAATCATGACCAAAAGCGCCCGCGCCATCTTGAAGCCCGAAGTGCCGATGGACAAATTTGTGCGCCAAAGTGCCAATGTGGGTGGGTTTATCGTTGGTCTTTTCAACGGGGACATCGGCCTCGTCGGGCGCAGTTTGAAGGACGAAATCGTGGAGCCTCAGCGGGCGGGCTTGATTCCGGGGTTCTACGAGGTGAAGGAGGCTGCGCTTGCCGAGGGCGTGCTGGGGTGCAGTATTTCGGGGGCCGGGCCTTCGGTGTTTGCGCTGAGCGCCAATAGCTTGGTCGCCGAAAACGCGGCTTTGGCCATGCGGCAGGCATTTGCCAAACACCAGGTGGAAAGCGAGGTGTTTGTCTCTCCGGTCAATCAGGAAGGTGCGGTGATTTGCTGA
- a CDS encoding rhodanese-like domain-containing protein produces MQKLFFLLLLLGGISCSHLEAQSLAVSPDDFEKMLQSDKSVQLVDVRTPAEFAKGHIEGAVNHNFYDADFAQKMGRLDKKRPVMVYCAVGGRSASASEQLKKLGFEKVFDLAGGMGAWNKAGKKVVK; encoded by the coding sequence ATGCAAAAACTTTTTTTCCTGCTGCTCCTGCTTGGAGGCATTTCTTGTAGCCATTTGGAGGCACAGTCCCTTGCTGTCAGCCCCGACGATTTTGAGAAAATGCTGCAAAGCGACAAGAGCGTCCAATTGGTGGACGTGCGCACCCCCGCCGAATTTGCCAAAGGCCACATCGAAGGGGCGGTGAATCACAATTTTTACGATGCCGATTTCGCCCAGAAAATGGGCCGTTTGGACAAAAAGCGCCCCGTGATGGTCTATTGCGCCGTCGGAGGGCGCAGCGCATCTGCTTCCGAGCAATTGAAAAAGTTAGGTTTTGAAAAAGTCTTCGACCTCGCGGGCGGCATGGGCGCGTGGAACAAGGCAGGAAAGAAAGTGGTGAAATAA
- a CDS encoding outer membrane beta-barrel protein: MNSRLIFALVLSFLTSVSFIQAQNGTLSGVIIDGETKETLIGATIRLQGAELLGAISDFDGFYSVRNVPPGTYNVSISYTGYDEKTITGVEIKPDEKQTLDVVLSTAAFVFNEVTIVEYRKTNTVAAVLLEVKQAKQVVSGVSSQQIAKSQDNNAAQVLQRVPGITIVDNRFVMIRGLSERYNNVMINNVTAPSTEVDKRTFSFDLISSSVLDRMLIYKSGSADLPGDFAGGVIKLFTIDEVEKNFTKINVGLGYRQGTTGKPYFQSEGSPTDFLGFDSGFRQLPNNFPDTRTLQSSARNAQIRQDAAHTLPNNFNPTERTASPDYSVGLSLGRNMTLGTKRLTTLTTVNYSTSFQYYLRDFYRYFEWEDRTNPIDVRFQFDDQVYEKQNRISVLSNWKLRLNERNSISFKNLFNQIGENETILRRGFDFIQRPGDNLSNYLLGYRSRSIYTGQFEGTHELTPNRNLHWVAGGSFLRELEPDLRRFRTYQPGGQAERPFIMQLPPSSNLFETGRYYGKMFEVSANHGLDYTWSFAGVGGKKSNLKGGYYVDYRYRDFESRYLSYLYPGFFDPTIGQQLSELPLDRIFSKENIRTQDGFVIEEGTRPIDSYDANSLTTAGYVGTDLPLGRFDVSLGVRGEYNVQRVNSNNDFEEIKVKNEVLSPLPFINTGFNINENSVLRLAYSRTVNRPEFRELAPFLFYDYKLEAGRVGNPNLTPATIDNLDLRFEIYPRVGETFSIGAFYKYFNDPIENRTIITTEQPNFTYINADYARNYGVEIELRKSLRGVTNSPFLDNFAINANASIIRSEVDLGASATAQQRVRPLQGQSPYIVNFALYYDQQNIGLSGSLVYNIFGDRIFSVGDVLFPTIYELSRNSLDLTITKRIGTRTSYKLGIQNLLDAPFRFFQDSDRNEKITDVDHAIFTFRRGQLINLSFSYDLNK, translated from the coding sequence ATGAATTCACGTTTAATTTTTGCGTTAGTCCTTTCCTTCCTGACCTCTGTTTCCTTCATTCAAGCCCAAAACGGCACCCTTTCAGGCGTCATCATTGACGGCGAAACCAAAGAAACCCTTATCGGCGCCACCATTCGTTTGCAAGGCGCTGAATTATTGGGCGCTATTTCAGATTTTGATGGCTTCTACTCAGTGCGAAACGTGCCGCCCGGCACTTACAATGTCTCGATTTCGTACACTGGCTACGACGAGAAGACCATCACGGGTGTAGAAATCAAACCCGACGAAAAACAAACACTTGATGTCGTACTCTCCACCGCCGCTTTTGTTTTCAACGAAGTCACCATCGTGGAATACCGCAAAACCAACACGGTGGCGGCGGTATTGCTGGAGGTGAAGCAAGCCAAACAGGTGGTGAGCGGGGTATCGAGCCAGCAAATCGCCAAATCGCAGGACAACAATGCCGCACAAGTGTTGCAGCGCGTGCCGGGCATCACGATTGTTGACAACCGTTTCGTGATGATTCGCGGCCTGAGCGAGCGCTACAACAATGTGATGATTAACAACGTGACGGCGCCGAGCACCGAGGTGGACAAGCGCACGTTTTCGTTCGACCTCATTTCGAGCAGCGTGCTCGACCGGATGTTGATTTACAAATCGGGTTCAGCCGACTTGCCCGGCGATTTTGCGGGAGGTGTCATCAAATTGTTCACCATTGACGAGGTGGAGAAAAATTTCACCAAAATCAACGTGGGGCTTGGCTACCGCCAAGGCACCACAGGCAAGCCTTACTTCCAAAGCGAAGGCTCGCCGACCGACTTCTTGGGTTTCGACAGTGGTTTTCGGCAATTGCCGAACAATTTCCCCGATACGCGCACCTTGCAGTCGTCGGCCCGCAATGCGCAAATCCGCCAAGATGCGGCGCATACCTTGCCCAACAATTTCAACCCCACAGAGCGCACCGCATCGCCTGACTATTCGGTAGGTCTGAGCCTCGGTCGCAACATGACGCTCGGCACCAAGCGCCTTACCACGCTCACCACAGTCAACTATTCTACTAGCTTCCAATACTACTTGCGTGATTTCTACCGCTATTTTGAATGGGAAGACCGCACCAATCCGATTGACGTGCGCTTCCAGTTTGATGACCAAGTGTATGAGAAGCAGAATCGCATCAGCGTGCTATCCAATTGGAAATTGCGCCTAAATGAACGCAATAGCATCAGCTTCAAAAATCTCTTCAACCAAATCGGCGAAAACGAGACCATTCTCCGGCGGGGCTTTGACTTCATTCAGCGCCCCGGCGACAACCTGAGCAACTATCTGCTCGGCTATCGCAGCCGCTCTATCTACACCGGACAGTTTGAAGGCACACACGAACTGACCCCCAACAGAAATCTGCATTGGGTGGCAGGCGGCAGTTTCCTCCGCGAGTTGGAGCCGGATTTGCGCCGCTTCCGCACCTATCAGCCTGGCGGCCAAGCGGAGCGTCCTTTCATCATGCAGCTGCCCCCTTCGTCGAACCTCTTCGAGACAGGGCGCTACTATGGCAAAATGTTCGAGGTGTCGGCCAATCACGGTTTGGATTACACTTGGTCGTTCGCGGGCGTGGGTGGCAAAAAATCCAATCTCAAAGGCGGGTACTATGTTGACTATCGCTACCGCGATTTCGAGTCTCGTTACCTCTCTTATCTGTATCCCGGGTTCTTCGACCCGACCATTGGCCAACAACTTTCCGAGCTGCCGCTCGACAGGATTTTCAGCAAAGAAAATATCCGCACGCAGGATGGCTTCGTCATCGAGGAAGGCACCCGCCCCATTGACTCCTACGATGCCAACAGCTTGACCACCGCCGGATATGTCGGGACGGATTTGCCCTTGGGTCGTTTCGATGTTTCGTTGGGCGTTCGCGGCGAGTACAACGTTCAGCGCGTGAACAGCAACAATGACTTCGAGGAGATAAAAGTGAAAAATGAGGTGCTTTCGCCGTTGCCCTTCATCAATACTGGTTTCAATATCAATGAGAACTCGGTATTGCGCTTGGCTTACAGCCGCACGGTGAATCGCCCCGAATTCCGCGAATTGGCTCCCTTCCTTTTCTACGACTACAAGTTGGAGGCAGGTCGCGTAGGCAACCCCAATCTCACTCCCGCCACGATTGACAACCTTGATTTGCGCTTCGAGATTTACCCGCGTGTGGGCGAGACGTTCAGCATAGGGGCTTTTTACAAATACTTCAACGACCCCATCGAGAACAGAACCATCATCACGACCGAGCAACCCAATTTCACCTATATCAACGCCGATTATGCGCGGAACTATGGTGTGGAAATAGAGTTGCGCAAATCGCTGCGCGGCGTGACGAACAGCCCCTTCCTCGACAATTTCGCCATCAACGCCAACGCCTCCATCATCCGCTCCGAGGTGGATTTGGGCGCATCAGCAACGGCACAGCAGCGCGTGCGCCCCTTGCAAGGCCAGTCGCCTTACATCGTCAACTTTGCGCTCTACTACGACCAACAAAACATTGGCCTATCGGGCAGCCTTGTCTATAACATCTTTGGCGACCGCATCTTCTCGGTGGGCGATGTACTCTTCCCCACCATCTACGAATTGTCGCGCAACAGTCTTGACCTGACCATCACGAAGCGCATCGGCACGCGCACCTCTTACAAGCTGGGTATCCAAAACCTCCTGGATGCGCCCTTCCGTTTCTTCCAAGACTCTGACCGGAACGAGAAAATCACGGATGTTGACCACGCGATATTCACTTTTCGGCGTGGCCAACTCATCAATCTGTCATTTTCCTACGATTTGAACAAATAA
- a CDS encoding SDR family oxidoreductase: MSNILAGKKGIVFGALDNQSIAWKVAERCVEEGAQIVLTNAPVAMRMGQINVLAEQCKAPVVAADATSLEDMEQLFQKSMEHFGGKVDFVLHSIGMSVNVRKGKSYTDLNYEWMQKTFDVSAISFHKMMQTMWKLDAINDWGSIVALSYIAAQRVFPDYSEMAESKALLESFARSFGYHFGTAKKVRVNTISQSPTMTTAGQGVKGFHEFFNYADKMSPLGNAPAEDCASYCIMLFSDYTRYVTMQNLFHDGGFSTMGMNPAVLG; this comes from the coding sequence ATGAGCAACATCCTCGCAGGAAAAAAGGGCATCGTCTTCGGTGCGCTGGACAATCAAAGTATCGCATGGAAAGTGGCGGAGCGCTGTGTGGAAGAAGGCGCGCAAATCGTGCTGACCAACGCCCCCGTCGCCATGCGCATGGGGCAAATCAATGTGCTGGCTGAGCAATGCAAGGCACCCGTCGTCGCTGCGGACGCGACTTCTTTGGAAGACATGGAGCAGCTGTTCCAAAAAAGCATGGAGCATTTCGGCGGCAAGGTGGATTTCGTGCTGCATTCCATCGGAATGTCGGTCAATGTGCGCAAAGGCAAATCCTACACCGACCTCAACTACGAATGGATGCAAAAGACGTTCGACGTGAGCGCCATTTCGTTTCACAAAATGATGCAGACGATGTGGAAGCTCGATGCCATCAACGACTGGGGCAGCATCGTGGCGCTGTCTTACATCGCCGCGCAGCGCGTTTTCCCCGACTACTCCGAAATGGCCGAGTCTAAGGCGCTGCTCGAATCTTTTGCACGCTCCTTTGGCTACCATTTCGGCACGGCCAAAAAGGTGCGCGTGAACACCATTTCTCAATCGCCCACCATGACGACGGCCGGCCAAGGCGTGAAGGGCTTTCACGAGTTTTTCAACTATGCCGACAAAATGTCGCCGCTCGGCAACGCGCCTGCGGAGGATTGCGCGAGCTATTGCATCATGCTTTTCAGCGATTACACGCGCTATGTGACCATGCAGAACCTTTTCCACGACGGCGGTTTCAGCACGATGGGCATGAACCCGGCAGTGCTGGGTTGA
- a CDS encoding family 20 glycosylhydrolase: protein MKLRLLFTLFLLGLLAFNQSCQKKPALNLVPQPLSVTTTSGYFTLTADTRVFVPNGMDDWAMAARYLAALVEQGAGFRLVSQSIQQDMREPTENAIYFLPESSIASAEGYQLEITPTAIYIRARTAAGAFYAVQTLRQIFPPGINAASVAWKALCCKIDDAPRFSYRGLHLDVGRHYFPVSFIKKYIDLLAAHKLNTFHWHLTEDQGWRIEIKKHPRLQEVAACRSETLVGHYSDQPQRFDGKPYCGYYTQEEVKEVVEYARQRFVTVIPEIEMPGHALAALSAYPELGCTGGPYQAATKWGVFEDVFCAGNEKTFVFLDEVLEEVCALFPSTYIHIGGDECPKTRWQTCPKCQKRMKQEGLKDEHELQSYFIRRAEAMLARRGKKLIGWDEILEGGLAPSATVMSWRGTEGGIAAAKAGHDAIMTPTSHVYLDYYQSDPNTEPVAIGGYLTLEKVYGYEPVPAELSPEEAVRILGVQANVWTEYMKTPDYVEYMTYPRACAVAEIAWSATEKKDWPDFARRLRAHFARLDAMGVNYAKSYFDISTSFSGGKVALSAIDPVLQIRYTTDGSEPTPTSKRYKEPFAIAQNTTVKAAVFEGEKQMGKVRTVAYLVHKASGKPYALARIPDKYDGGEQYALTNGVTGDIKTWGNWVGLVNRDIDPVIDLGKPTSFSRVTTHFVNSKVSWIYPPRGVEIHVSDDGQQFRLLASKEIPAETMEGITVETVVLDAPGAQGRYLKFVAKTFGVIPENAAGAGNGAWLFIDEVIVE from the coding sequence ATGAAATTGCGCCTGCTCTTTACGCTATTCTTGCTGGGCCTCCTCGCATTCAACCAGAGCTGCCAAAAAAAGCCTGCCCTGAACCTCGTCCCTCAGCCGCTGTCGGTGACGACTACTTCTGGTTATTTCACGCTGACCGCAGATACCCGCGTCTTTGTGCCGAATGGCATGGACGATTGGGCAATGGCTGCGCGTTACCTCGCTGCTTTGGTTGAGCAAGGGGCTGGTTTCCGATTGGTCAGTCAGTCCATTCAACAAGACATGCGGGAGCCGACGGAGAACGCCATTTATTTTTTGCCAGAATCGAGTATCGCATCCGCCGAGGGGTATCAACTCGAAATAACCCCAACCGCTATCTATATCCGTGCGCGTACCGCTGCCGGGGCTTTTTATGCCGTGCAAACCCTTCGGCAGATTTTTCCGCCGGGAATCAACGCGGCATCCGTCGCATGGAAGGCGCTCTGCTGCAAGATTGACGACGCGCCGCGTTTTTCCTATCGCGGGCTTCACCTCGATGTGGGGCGGCATTACTTCCCCGTTTCCTTTATCAAAAAATACATTGACCTGCTCGCGGCGCACAAGCTCAACACCTTTCACTGGCACCTCACCGAAGACCAAGGCTGGCGCATCGAAATAAAAAAGCACCCCCGGCTTCAGGAAGTCGCCGCTTGTCGCTCCGAGACGCTCGTGGGGCACTACTCTGACCAACCGCAACGATTCGACGGCAAGCCCTACTGCGGCTACTACACCCAAGAGGAGGTGAAAGAGGTGGTGGAATATGCGCGTCAGCGATTTGTCACCGTGATACCCGAAATCGAAATGCCCGGCCATGCACTGGCTGCCCTGTCGGCCTACCCCGAATTGGGCTGCACGGGCGGCCCCTATCAGGCCGCGACGAAATGGGGCGTGTTTGAAGATGTTTTTTGCGCGGGCAACGAAAAAACATTTGTGTTTCTGGACGAGGTGCTGGAAGAGGTATGCGCCTTGTTTCCAAGCACCTATATCCACATCGGTGGCGATGAGTGCCCCAAAACGCGCTGGCAAACCTGCCCCAAATGCCAAAAACGCATGAAGCAGGAAGGCTTGAAAGACGAGCATGAGTTGCAGAGCTATTTCATTCGCCGGGCAGAGGCCATGCTGGCGCGGCGCGGCAAAAAACTCATCGGTTGGGACGAGATATTGGAAGGGGGGCTTGCACCTTCTGCCACAGTGATGAGCTGGCGCGGCACGGAGGGCGGCATCGCGGCGGCCAAAGCGGGTCACGATGCCATCATGACACCCACCTCGCACGTCTATCTCGACTATTACCAAAGCGACCCCAACACCGAGCCTGTCGCTATCGGGGGGTATCTCACCTTGGAAAAAGTGTACGGCTACGAGCCGGTGCCGGCGGAGCTCAGCCCCGAAGAGGCGGTGCGCATACTCGGCGTGCAAGCCAACGTGTGGACGGAGTACATGAAAACGCCCGACTATGTGGAATATATGACCTACCCCCGCGCATGTGCCGTGGCCGAAATCGCTTGGTCGGCCACGGAAAAGAAGGACTGGCCTGATTTTGCGCGCCGCCTTCGGGCGCACTTTGCGCGGCTCGACGCGATGGGGGTGAATTACGCCAAAAGCTATTTTGACATATCCACTTCTTTTTCAGGCGGTAAGGTCGCGCTGTCGGCCATTGACCCCGTGCTCCAGATTCGCTACACCACCGATGGAAGCGAACCCACGCCGACTTCAAAGAGATACAAGGAGCCGTTTGCCATTGCTCAAAACACGACGGTGAAAGCAGCGGTCTTTGAAGGAGAAAAACAAATGGGCAAGGTGCGCACCGTGGCATATCTCGTGCACAAAGCAAGTGGGAAACCTTACGCTCTTGCGCGCATACCCGACAAATACGACGGGGGGGAGCAGTATGCCTTGACCAACGGGGTGACGGGCGACATCAAAACTTGGGGCAATTGGGTCGGTCTGGTGAACCGCGACATTGACCCCGTGATTGACTTGGGCAAGCCCACGAGCTTCAGCCGCGTGACCACCCATTTTGTCAATAGCAAAGTTTCGTGGATTTACCCCCCACGCGGAGTGGAAATACATGTGTCTGATGACGGCCAACAGTTCAGGCTGCTGGCCTCCAAGGAGATACCAGCTGAAACGATGGAGGGCATCACGGTGGAGACGGTGGTGCTGGACGCTCCTGGGGCACAAGGGCGCTACTTGAAATTCGTGGCCAAGACATTCGGCGTCATTCCTGAAAACGCCGCAGGTGCGGGCAATGGCGCTTGGTTGTTCATTGATGAAGTAATCGTGGAGTGA